A region of Lycium barbarum isolate Lr01 chromosome 1, ASM1917538v2, whole genome shotgun sequence DNA encodes the following proteins:
- the LOC132631075 gene encoding F-box protein At5g18160-like: MTKHMHTQVTKKMNKITTKREIPSDISKRKKMKKITRCSSVNAKEIHADIAFEELTRLPIKTLDIFKCVSTSWCSMIRQPEFMKAHRPCGGILIHLLPDYSRVKGLYYASLNGRNEVFVHRVRLPYFGYKDITPVINGLACLYTGHQVSLFNLSTLELMELPSSSLHGEGLSVWYALGFDTVDNMYKLLKVSSTVANRLVYEILTLETSSRSAWRWREIAQEGLPWFSTVTDQSYFVNGIIYCKFRTPNFHENGKQYLLAFDVHQEHFTIFNLPRVPSHVFLIFECSFILFGQFEGRLAVARVKKTQFDTVLEIWALEDHQNSIWSKHNIDFPDELLRYFHEVKPVGNLSSGELLLCGSSDYGQTNPFYVYDPVNKKFTKLMVDHPNLLDSISLCSTHITFLMEKITPQNDLIGLRKNV, encoded by the coding sequence ATGACAAAGCATATGCATACGCAAGTCACAAAGAAGATGAATAAAATTACTACCAAGAGAGAAATCCCTTCTGACATCTCGAAaaggaagaagatgaagaagattACTAGGTGCAGTTCAGTAAACGCTAAAGAAATTCATGCTGATATTGCGTTCGAAGAGCTAACTCGGCTACCCATCAAGACCTTGGACATATTTAAGTGTGTATCGACATCTTGGTGTTCAATGATCCGTCAACCTGAATTCATGAAAGCTCATAGGCCTTGCGGTGGTATACTCATCCATCTTTTGCCCGACTATTCTCGCGTGAAGGGCCTCTATTACGCGTCCCTAAATGGGAGGAATGAAGTGTTCGTTCATCGagtgcgtttgccttattttggTTATAAGGATATTACTCCCGTTATAAATGGCCTTGCTTGCCTTTACACGGGTCATCAAGTTTCACTTTTTAATTTATCTACTCTTGAACTTATGGAGCTTCCCTCCTCAAGTTTACACGGTGAAGGGCTTAGTGTTTGGTATGCTCTCGGTTTTGATACTGTGGATAATATGTACAAATTGCTTAAAGTGAGTAGTACAGTTGCCAATCGACTAGTCTACGAGATCCTCACTCTTGAGACAAGTTCAAGATCGGCATGGAGATGGAGAGAGATCGCTCAGGAAGGTTTGCCTTGGTTTTCCACTGTTACTGATCAAAGTTACTTTGTGAATGGTATAATCTATTGCAAGTTTAGAACTCCGAACTTCCACGAGAATGGGAAACAATATCTTCTTGCCTTTGATGTCCACCAAGAGCATTTCACAATTTTCAACCTACCACGCGTGCCCTCACATGTATTCTTAATATTTGAGTGCAGTTTCATACTATTTGGTCAATTTGAAGGGCGCCTAGCCGTAGCACGTGTTAAGAAGACACAGTTTGACACGGTTTTGGAAATTTGGGCGTTAGAAGATCATCAAAACTCTATATGGAGCAAGCACAATATAGACTTTCCTGATGAACTCCTTAGATACTTTCATGAGGTCAAGCCTGTTGGGAATCTTTCTTCCGGTGAGTTATTGCTTTGCGGTTCAAGTGACTATGGCCAAACGAACCCGTTTTATGTTTATGATCCCGTCAACAAGAAATTTACAAAATTGATGGTTGATCATCCCAACTTACTAGACTCGATAAGTTTATGTAGTACTCACATAACTTTTCTTATGGAGAAGATAACCCCACAGAATGATTTGATCGGGTTAAGAAAGAATGTTTAA